In Dromiciops gliroides isolate mDroGli1 chromosome 5, mDroGli1.pri, whole genome shotgun sequence, the following are encoded in one genomic region:
- the NANOGNB gene encoding NANOG neighbor homeobox isoform X1, producing MEDLNLQKTFDLMENSVLCHVATDKQEKEEIKILQPSVVPESFQGEVTEDDAQSTDLFIKRQPDPLSGSQSTEREASDGVRKRKQEHPDEEKGQQKRWRVSKPLMETLWAQFKSRRPLELRDRIRLSFEFSLVDKQISKWLKKKEKQYKKFSKKRRHCCKHRHPRS from the exons atggaaGATTTAAACTTACAGAAGACATTTGACCTGATGGAGAATTCTGTTCTCTGCCATGTGGCAACAGATAAACAAGAGAAGGAGGAAATCAAAATACTTCAGCCTTCAGTGGTTCCTGAGAGCTTCCAGGGAGAAGTTACAGAAGATGATGCTCAGTCCACAG ATCTCTTCATTAAAAGACAACCAGATCCTCTCAGTGGCAGTCAATCAACTGAGAGAGAGGCCAGTGATGGGGTAAGAAAGAGGAAGCAGGAACATCCTGATGAAGAGAAAGGACAGCAGAAGAGGTGGCGAGTCAGCAAACCTCTGATGGAGACTCTATGGGCACAGTTCAAAAGCAGGAGGCCTCTTGAACTCAGGGATCGTATCAGACTTTCATTTGAGTTCTCATTGGTTGACAAACAG ATCtctaaatggttaaaaaaaaaggagaagcagTATAAAAAATTTAGTAAGAAAAGGAGGCATTGCTGTAAACACAGACACCCTCG ATCCTGA
- the NANOGNB gene encoding NANOG neighbor homeobox isoform X2: MSPFSILFSFPKCFPPHLHVFRILPIPWNSAPWMFTYKPQFQDIDLFIKRQPDPLSGSQSTEREASDGVRKRKQEHPDEEKGQQKRWRVSKPLMETLWAQFKSRRPLELRDRIRLSFEFSLVDKQISKWLKKKEKQYKKFSKKRRHCCKHRHPRS, from the exons ATGTCAccattttctattctcttttcctttcccaaatGCTTTCCCCCCCATTTACATGTATTCAGGATTCTGCCAATTCCGTGGAATAGTGCCCCATGGATGTTCACCTACAAGCCACAGTTTCAGGACATTG ATCTCTTCATTAAAAGACAACCAGATCCTCTCAGTGGCAGTCAATCAACTGAGAGAGAGGCCAGTGATGGGGTAAGAAAGAGGAAGCAGGAACATCCTGATGAAGAGAAAGGACAGCAGAAGAGGTGGCGAGTCAGCAAACCTCTGATGGAGACTCTATGGGCACAGTTCAAAAGCAGGAGGCCTCTTGAACTCAGGGATCGTATCAGACTTTCATTTGAGTTCTCATTGGTTGACAAACAG ATCtctaaatggttaaaaaaaaaggagaagcagTATAAAAAATTTAGTAAGAAAAGGAGGCATTGCTGTAAACACAGACACCCTCG ATCCTGA